A window of [Clostridium] innocuum genomic DNA:
CAGAGCCTTTCCATATAATATCTCCGTCTGTCTTGGATTCACCTGATAGAAGGACTTTGAGGATATGGAAAATTTTAAGTCATGAATACTGTCAGTGATAGCATGCTCACCAAACAACAGCTGTTCCTTATCCCCCAAAATGACATTATCATCCCGTACATTCAGATTTAATATGACACTCTTTACAAACGGCAATGCCGCAGTCAGCTCCTGCACCATCTCCTTCCCATGTGGAATCTGAAAGGAACGCACAATCCAGACAACCATTACCTCATCACTGAAAAATGCATGCTTGATCAACAGATGACGAAACAGCTTCGCATTCTGATATTTCTCAAATAATTTACGCATTTCCTGTAATACCGCATTGATCCGCTCACTCTGAATCAGACACGTATCCGTATCGATGATGGCATTGGAGTTGATACGATAAAAGCCGGTAACCGTTTTACCTTTATCAACTCCGACCGGAATCTGCCCTTTGTTGCGATAATTGGTATAGCAATCCTGCATCCCCAGCACATCCTGCACCTCAATATCAAGGTGTGCTATCCGCTGCATCACATCCTGCACCTTCTGCTTCTTAAACCGCAGCTGCTCCGCATAGGACATATGCTGAAGCTGACAGCCTCCGCACTGCTTTGCAATCGGACAGGGGGGAGCAACACGCTGTGAGGATGTTTTACTTCTTTTCATCAGCCTGCCATAGCCAAATTTCTTTTTTGCCATCGTGACAACCAGCTCTCCCGCTTCCCCCTCCAGCATGCCCTTCACAAACAGCGGAAAGCCGTCTATCTTTACAACCCCGTGCCCGTCGTGCGTATATCCGCTGCAGACACCATATACCTGATCATTTTTCTTCATCTTCTCACCTCATTGAAAAAAGGGCAGGCCGCCCTTTTACTTGTTTTTCTTAGCTGCTTCTTCCTGCTGCTTTAACAGCTTTTCTGCGACGGATTTATTTTTCGGAGATGAAGGTGTAGAAACGTTCGGCTTCTTCGCTGCCGCTGTCTTCGTCTTGATCTTATAAATCTGATCATCCGCAGAATGCTTGTCATCCGGAATGAAATTATAAACATGCACTTCCAGATCATACATCTTATCGGAATCGTTATTTGTAAAATACTTCTTGATAGGAAGAATATCATTCACCTTATCATAGGCTTCATTCATAATACTCTTCACCTTGGCACTGCTGGCATCATCCTTAGTATCAATATTGATACGCAGGGTAGCACTGATCAAATTGACTTCAACGCTTTCAACACCATCCAGCTTCATTGCGGACTTCACCTTGTCCAGCTGCTCTTCTGTTATGGCCGGGTTCAGTGAATTGTCAAAACGGCTGCCGACCGTAGGACTTCCGCTGCTCTCCTTGGCACTCAGATAAATCCATCCAAGCAGCAGTACAGGAATCAGAATAACAATACCGGCAATCCAGTATAGTATCTTGCTCTTTCCGCCGCCTGCTTTTGTTTTTTTCTTCTTTTTACTCATGGGGTTCACTCCTGACTATATAGACAATGAGCATACTCCTTAGGAGTCATGCCTGATTACACGATTGTGTTTCTAGTATAGCACATTTACCAGTATAACACAAAACCGCGAGAATTACAGCGGGAATCTTCTTACGATTTCCTAAAATTGACAGCTTCACAGACAGGCTTTTTCAAAAGCTACCCTGCAATATATAAGCCGGTGTTTCGCATAGCATCCGTGCCTTACGCTCGCAGGCTTCATCACCGGCTGGCGCAACAGAATGCTAGCGCTTTTTCAACTCCTCCTGAATCAGCTTATTCGTCATCGCCGGATTCGCCTGTCCCTTGCTGGCCTTCATTACCTGACCAACCAGGAAGCCGACAGCACGGTCCTTACCGTTTTTGAAATCTTCAATGGATTGCGGGTTGTTATCCAGAACAGCGCTAACCATGGCAAGCAGCTCACTGCTGTCACTCATCTGCTTCATACCCTTTTCTTCCACGACCTTCTTCGGATCCTTGCCCTGCATGATGTCCTCAAACACGATTTTTGCCTGCTTGCCGCTTATTTCACCGGCATCCACCATATTTACCATATCCGCAAGATGCTTTGGATTACACGGATTATCCACCAGCTTGATATTTGCCTTATTCAATGCAGCTGTAACCTCAACGATCACCCAGTTTGCTGCCTTCTTATAGTTCTTTGTATACTGACATACCTCATCGAAAAAGTTGCTCAGCTCACGATTGGCAACGAGTACATCAGCATCGTATTCCTTCAGTGCATAATCGTGCATATAGCGTGCCTTACGCTCATCCGGAAGCTCCTCCATATTGTCCTGAATGTCTTTGATCCATGCCGCATCCAGACGAATCGGTGGAATATTCGGTTCTGGGAAGAACTTGTAGTCCACATTTCCTTCCTTTTTCCGCATCAGAATCGTTGTTTTCTGCGTTTCATCATAACGACGGGTTGCCTGTACGACTTCCTCACCGTTTTCCAGCAGCTCCCTTTGACGTGCCACCTCTGCATCAATCGCCTTCTGTACATTGGAAATGGAATTCAGATTTTTGACCTCGGTTTTGGTACCAAGAGCTTCACTGCCCTGCGGACGTATGGAAACATTGACATCACAGCGCATGCTTCCCTCTTCCATTTTAACATCACTGACTCCAAGGTAATACAGCATACTTCTCAGCTTTTCCACATAGGCAGCTGCCTCTGCCCCGTTTCGGATATCCGGTTCACTGACGATTTCCACCAGCGGTGTTCCCGCACGGTTGTAGTCTACCAGTGTCCCCGCATCGCTGTGAAACTGCTTAGCGGTATCCTCTTCCATATGAATACGGTTGATGCGGATATCCTTTTCCCCGTCATCCGTTTTAATGGTAATGACACCGTTGGAGCCAATCGGATGAAACTGCTGGGTTATCTGGAAGCCCTTAGGAAGATCGGAATAATAATAGTTCTTGCGATCAAACTTCACCAGCGGATCGATTTCACACTTCAATGCCGTTGCGGCCAGAATTGCCAGACGCACAGCATCCTTATTTACACAGGGGAGTGTTCCGGGATGTCCCAGATCCACTTCATTTACACAGGTGTTCGCTACCTCTCCAAAGGATGTCGGTGCCCCTGAGAACATTTTTGTTTTGGTTTTCAGCTCGCAGTGGATTTCAATCCCTATGACTGTTTCGTATTTCATGCGTCTACCTCCACATCATTACCTTTT
This region includes:
- the gatB gene encoding Asp-tRNA(Asn)/Glu-tRNA(Gln) amidotransferase subunit GatB — translated: MKYETVIGIEIHCELKTKTKMFSGAPTSFGEVANTCVNEVDLGHPGTLPCVNKDAVRLAILAATALKCEIDPLVKFDRKNYYYSDLPKGFQITQQFHPIGSNGVITIKTDDGEKDIRINRIHMEEDTAKQFHSDAGTLVDYNRAGTPLVEIVSEPDIRNGAEAAAYVEKLRSMLYYLGVSDVKMEEGSMRCDVNVSIRPQGSEALGTKTEVKNLNSISNVQKAIDAEVARQRELLENGEEVVQATRRYDETQKTTILMRKKEGNVDYKFFPEPNIPPIRLDAAWIKDIQDNMEELPDERKARYMHDYALKEYDADVLVANRELSNFFDEVCQYTKNYKKAANWVIVEVTAALNKANIKLVDNPCNPKHLADMVNMVDAGEISGKQAKIVFEDIMQGKDPKKVVEEKGMKQMSDSSELLAMVSAVLDNNPQSIEDFKNGKDRAVGFLVGQVMKASKGQANPAMTNKLIQEELKKR
- the rlmD gene encoding 23S rRNA (uracil(1939)-C(5))-methyltransferase RlmD — encoded protein: MKKNDQVYGVCSGYTHDGHGVVKIDGFPLFVKGMLEGEAGELVVTMAKKKFGYGRLMKRSKTSSQRVAPPCPIAKQCGGCQLQHMSYAEQLRFKKQKVQDVMQRIAHLDIEVQDVLGMQDCYTNYRNKGQIPVGVDKGKTVTGFYRINSNAIIDTDTCLIQSERINAVLQEMRKLFEKYQNAKLFRHLLIKHAFFSDEVMVVWIVRSFQIPHGKEMVQELTAALPFVKSVILNLNVRDDNVILGDKEQLLFGEHAITDSIHDLKFSISSKSFYQVNPRQTEILYGKALEFAQLTGKEAVLDLYCGVGTISMFLAQQAKHVTGIEIVPQAIRDARKNAALNGIANIDFVCSDAADYAKKLCEQGAHPDVIVVDPPRKGCDVQTIDSMVMMQPKRIVYVSCDPGTLARDLKLLEEKGYRTEIVQPLDMFPFTHHVECVCLIVRK